Genomic DNA from Fibrobacter sp. UWB10:
TGATCTTTGCGATACTGGTCATAAACAGGGCGAATACGGTCCAAGACGCTTGTAACGACATCGGATTCGGCATTGCCTTCAAGCGATTTGTTCGCATCTTGCGACACCGTGGATTTAGAAGATGCGCAAGCAACAAGGCTTGCCAAAACGGCAAACAGAGCCAAAAACTTAGTGAAAGTGCGTAATTTCATAAGATATTCAAAATCCCTTTAAGCAAATAATACAAAAAAAGCAGTTTAAAGTTTTCATGAACTTTCTAAATTTTACACATGCTCTTTGAACAAGCCATTGCACATCAGGTTCCGGGCTATACCCGTGAAGCCGACTCCGCCCACGGCGAATCGCTCGCCATGCTCGACTATAAAGACGAACTCCGAATCAAGGACCTCGCCATTCAAGAATTTTGGGATGTAAATCGCCTCGCGGGCACTCCGCAGAAGGTGATCGCAAGCCCCATGCCGCGCGCTTATCGCACCACAAGTAAGCGCCGTGTGTTCATGCAGCCGGGCAACCTGCAGTTCGACCGTCAGGAATCGATGCTCGAACCCGAAGAGCACAACAAGATTTACGATTTTCTTTTCGAAAAGCTGATTACGCCGGCATACAAGCCGCTCGCCTATGCGCTCAACTGGATTATTATTCGCGGCACCTACCAGTACCGCGTGGTGATTTTCAACATCAAGAAGATCGATGCAAGCATCGTGCGCAAGCTCAAGCTGATTTCGGACGCCCTGAAGGAAACGCCTTTCAAGGTGACCGCGGCACACGCCTACGTAGACACGACCGAATCGGATTACTATCTGGAATCAAAGCGCCCGACCGAAGGCTTAAACTTCAAGCAGCTTTACGGTCCGCGCGAAATGAGTCTTGGACTCGGCAAGTTCAGCCTGCGCTACCCCGTCACGGGATTCAGCCAGATTAACGAGAGCCAGATTCACAACCTAATCAAGGCCGCAAGCCGCTTACTCAGCTTGGGCAAAGAAGACCATTTTCTGGATTTGTACTGCGGATACGGTCTGTTCAGTTTTGCGCTCGGCGAAGCCGCCAAATCGGTTCTCGGCGTGGAATGGGAAGGTCCGTCTATCGACTGCGCAAAGGCTTCTGCCAAGCACCTTAAAAAGTCTTACCGCTTTATCGCCGGCAAGATCGACGAAATGTTCGTGCAGACGCGACTCCCGCGGCCGATCCCTGGCGAACCCGAAAAAATCCTGCTGGACCCGCCGCGTAAGGGCTGCGAACCGGGCGTGATTCACGCGCTCGCCATGCGTAAGCCGATTCGCGTATGCCACGTGTTCTGCGGCACCGACGAAATTCCCGCCTCACTCAAGGAATGGGAACGCTACGGCTACCGCGTGCGCGAAGTGCAACCGTTGGACTTGTTTCCCGGCACCCCGCACCTCGAAACCATCGTGATGCTGGAAAGAAAGTAAGCCTTTTATTTCTTAATCGGTAACGTTCTCAACAGAGAATCCAGTCGTTCCGTATACTGGATTGCTCCAAGGTAGCTGACATGATAAGCGTTTGCTGCCATTTCTTCGGTATAGTCATGTAGGCCATCCTTGTTTTCATCGAAAATAAGGATTCCCATATCAGCAACCTCTTGAATCAATTCATGAGCAACCGTTCTTGATGGTCCAAAAATATCGAAGGCTTCCGTCTCCCTATAAGCCGGATTACGCGGCGTAATGGTGGCGATAACGGTCATACCACAAGAATCAGCCATCTGCTTTATCGACTTGATTGCATTCAAGCCCCTTTGGACAATAGGCAAGTCCGCAGTCATTTTTGAAATATCAACAGAAATTTCCGGCACAAGCCAGCCCTTGAAAGGCAAAAGGAATGTGTTTTTGAGATATTGTTGAGAGAACAAATCCCTCGGATATTCTTGATCCAGACTGAAATCGGCAATTTCATCTTTAGTTTCGGCGGTCAAGTGTTTTGCGTCATACAGCATTCCCGGAGAACGGTTTATCAACCAGCCCGCATGTTCATCATAATTTCTGTAAAGCAATCCCGGAGAAAGTTCCACGATAACAATCTTAACATTGGGAGCATACGGCAAGATGTAGTTTCGCAGCAAATACTCGCCAAGATGAACATCGCCTAACGATACGCCCATGTTTAAAGTACGGTAGGATTCCATCATGGGTTCGACAAGCGCATCCAAAATCATGGAACTTCCAAAAGCAACCGCTTCCGCTTCATCTTTGTATTTCCAGAAATCCTTCAGGTGCATCGCCAATTCAACCGACGAGAACACGAACGTATTCGATGCGTCATATTCAAAATAAACCCCAGCACTATCCTTATCGACAACAGGCTTTGGATGACTAGAATTTTCTTGACGAATCCACAAAGACGGGTGCCAAAGTTCTCCACCCTGAACAAGCTTATGAACACTACTATCTTTGAGGTCTACCAATGCAATGTATTCATGCGCATCGTTGATATTGGTAAGGGATACGACCACCAAATTGCTGGCAGAATCCTTCAATATACCACTCACCCATTCGCTATGATCAAAACGGAATCCCGTAATCGTCGGTACAGATTGAATCAAATTGCCTAAGCTATCAACAATCAGCAATTCTTCGTGAACTCGATAATTTGTTCCCGTAAAGCTATGGCCCGTTTTTCCACCAAAATCAAGGAACAAAGTCCGCTTGCTTCCATCTTTTGACAACGAAACATTACAAGCCTGTTCTTCATTATACCAGATAACATCTTGGCCTTCGCCCGATTCAGACTCCACGCGGGCGCGAAGCCTTGTCGAGCCCGAAACCGCCAAGCGTTCGTCATCAGAAATTCCACCATGATACGCCCCATTGAATAGTTTGCGAGGCGTTCCAAATTCACGATTTGCAAACGGGACTTCCCATGTACTTTCCTGTTCAAACTGGGAACCATTATTATTGTAGGCCGACGTCACGTAGACAATTACAGTATCGCCATTCGGCTTCACTTTCCATCTCGGAATAGTTGCGCTACCTTCTACTTCCAGCTTTACCAGATTGTGTCCAAGGTCATCTAAATCGCGAACATAAATAGACGAAAATTCAGCCTCGCCTTCCATCGATGTGCAGAAAGCAACTCGCTGGCCATCAGGCGAAATTTCTGGATGATAAACATCTATGGTATCTTCGATTTCAAAAACTTTCGGTTCTTTTGAAGCATAGTTCACATAGACAAGATTATGGGTTTCGTCGTTTCTGAAAACAAGCTTGACTTTGTAGGAATCCGTGAGTTTCCTAAGTTCAGCATCATTAACCAAAGGCGTTACCGGAGTCAACAGAATATTTTTATCGTCAGAAAGATATTCCGCATCTGGAATCGAGCCATACGCAAGACGAAAACCGACATAATCTGCCCTACTAGAATAAAAGACCGGATAATCATCCCCTCTTTTATACAAATACATTTCATTCGGATCCTTATGGAAGCTTCCGCCTTTGACAACACCAGCCGTAGTATTGCTATTGACCATTCCGCCCACAAAGTTTTTCATGACGCCGCCATTAAACGAGGCGCGGCCATCATTCACCCATTCCAGAAGGTTTCCGGCCATATCGCAAAGATACTGGGTATTTTCATTTGACGAACAAACCTTATGAGCTGTCAAACCTGAATTAAGAAAGTTCCAGCTTTGTTCCGGATTCCAGACTTGTTCTGCAGCAAACATCCATTCCGCTTCTGTCGGCAATCTAAAGCCATTTGCGTTGGGCATAAAGGCAAAGCCATTCATGTTCATGCAGTGCAGTTCAGCATCTAATTCCATCGACGAATAAGCATATACGGAATCAAGTCCATGTTGTTTACTTAAGGCATTCGCATAAAGAACCGCATCGTAGAATGTCACATTGGATACCGGCATAGAATCTTCAGCACATTTCAAATTCAAACCGGAAATGCGATTCATTACGCTATCAAAATCTTCGCAAAGAACTTCATGGCGAGAAATCGAATAGTCATAAGTAAAATCGACTCGCATTGGCGAACGTTCATCTAGCTTTGACGCCAGATCTTCGGTACCTAAGACAACGCTCTTTCCGCTTGCCAAGACATGAACCATACCAGGCATCGGATCGTTTTCAAACACGACATCAGAAGGGGCCGTACTACTTGAAGAACCATCGGAAGAACACGACGCCATCAATAGTGCCAACGAAAATGCACAGAAAATTTGAAGAAGATTTTTCACAAGAAATAATATAGAAATCTAAATTGCTATTTTTTTCTTATTATTCAAAGGAGCAAGATGGACTGTTCAGCAAATACAAAAAACGACCAACGTCCAAAGCTTTGGACGCGAAATTTCGTGACGGTTGCCGCCGCGAACTTTTTGCTGTTCTTTAGCTTTTACCAGTTGCTGCCTATTCTCCCGCTCTACATTATCGAGAAATTTGCGACTGACAACGCGACCGCCGGATTCATTATTTCGCTTTATACGATTGGTGCGCTTGCCTGTAGGCCCTTCGCCGGATTCTTGGTGGATACGCTGAGCCGCAAGCCATTGTACTTCTGGACTTTCTTTGCGTTTACCGCTTGCTTTTTAGGCTACAAGACTGTCGGCATTCTACCGATTCTTGCCGCCGTGCGGTTTGCACATGGTTTGTTCTTTGGAATTTCAAGCACGGCGAGCAATACGGTCGCCATCGATGCACTGCCCGCATGTCGCCGCGGTGAAGGCATTGGCTACTTTGGCATTAGCGTGAATTTGGCGTTTGCGACAGGCCCGATGACCGGCATGTTCCTGTATGAGGCCTTCGGCGATACGATTGTGTTTGCGATTTCGATTATTTTGTGTGTGATTGGCTTGATTCTTGTGCAGACTTTGAATGTGCCGCGCAAAGAAAAGAAACCGCACGCACCGCTTTCGCTTGACCGATTCTTCTTGACCCGCGCCATTCCGCAGTTCGTAAACTTCATCTTTGTGGGATTCGCCTACGGCCCGGTCACCAACTACATTGCCCTTTACGCCAAAGAACTTGGCATTGGCGGTTCCGGCTGGTTCTACGCATTGATTGCTGCGGGCCTGATTATGAACCGCATTATGACAGGGCGCTTGATTGACCGCGGCTACTTGATTCACTTAGTGGGAACCGGCATGACCTTGAACGTGGTCGCCTACTTTATTCTCGCTTTTAGCCACACGCCCATTACCTTCTTTGTCGCGGCATTCCTGATCGGCACAAGCCTCGGCCTGATTTTCCCGGGCTACCAGACCATGTGCGTAAACCTCGCCCGACACGACCAGCGTGGCACAGCCAACAGCACCTACCTGAGCGGTTGGGACATCGGTATCGGTACAGGTATTTTAGTGGGCGGTTCCATGGCAGGGCATTTCGGTATGCACCAGCCCGTATTCCTCGCCTGCGGAGTAGCACTTGTAATCGCCGACGTGCTTTACTTCACGTGGACGTCGAGACATTATCTGAAGTATAAGTTGGAAGGTTAAGCGTACTTTTAAGCAGAACGCTTGTCGTCGTACATCATCTTGTCGGCGGCTACGACGCTTTTCCGGAAATTCGCAACGTGACCATTCCAGCTAGCATAGCCAACGCTCACCTGAAGCGTATAGTACCGACGGTCTTCGCTCTTTCTCAGTTCTTCGCGCAAGCATTCCCGAATGACCTGAACCACATACGCAGGCATTTCGGTCGGCACGATTAGCAAGAAATCATCGCCGCCATAGCGGCACAAAAAGCCGGTATTTCCTAAACTGACACAAGCACTCTTAAGCGCATTAGAAACAGTTACAAGAGCCCTGTCACCCTCTAAATGTCCGTAGGTATCGTTGATCTGCTTAAAGCGGTCCACGTCTACCATAACGACATAAAGGTCTTTCGATTCCCTCTGCGACTGCAAGTAGCGTTCCAACTGGTTACGGTTGTTCAGCGATGTCAAAGTGTCTGTCGAAATCAACTGGTTTTGCAGATTCAAATAGACAAACAGAATAATCATGACGCACCAGAAACAGAAGATCGGAGTCGTCATCGACAAAAACACCTGCAAAGCCCCAGAAACAACGCAACCTGGAGTATAGCAAGCCACAATCAAGTAGGTTCTTAAATTCTTTCGATTTTGCGGTTTTAATCCACGCAAAAGGCAACGCGCCGTCACCGTCATGATATACACACACGGGATAGCCATCAAAACGACATAATAGTGAGCGCGAGGTTCCAAATCTTTCTCTAACCAAAAATCAGGAACCAATGCAAACGAAACTAGCAACACCACCGCTTCTACAATAACCGGAACTTTTAGTTTCGTTAAGAGACTCTGAATCTGCACACGAGTCATTTCTGGCCGCGTGCTAATTTCGGCATAAGCAAAGCAACTATAAAAAAGAATCGATATTATTACCGCGTTTGAATAATTCACGGCTAAAACAGAAAATGTATTCTTCGGTATTACGCCGTCATTCACCAATGCCCAAAATGCATCACTCACAAAATAGACGGCATGCCACCACACCAGCCTGGCAAACAAGTTGAACTTCTGCTGTGGAGTCGGGAGCTTTTTTATACTATACAAAAGGAGCATCAAAACGCACGCGCACCCGACACTAACTTCCGCATAAAAAATAAAGTCACTCATATTACAGAAAATATACATATTTCTAAATTAAATCGTATGAAACCCTGGAAACTATTGGATTCAGAATACCTCGTAAACGCTCCTTGGCTAAAAGTGGCCAAAGAAACCTGCGAATTGCCCAATGGAAAGGTTATTGACGACTTTTATACGCTTTGGCAGCCAGACTGGGTCCTAATTCTTGCCCGAACCACCGAAGGCAAATGGGTGATGACGGAGCAATACCGCCATGGAACCGGCAAAATCGCCCTTGAATTCCCGGCCGGGATTATTGACAAGGGTGAAACACCGGAACAGGCGGCCCTCCGAGAACTGCAGGAAGAATGTGGATACGGTTTAGATTCTTCGACTCCGCTTCGTTCCGCTCAGAATGACACAACCAGTTACCTCGGTAAATTTCCGGTAAACCCGGACAGGCACCGCGGCATTTTCCACGTGGTTTTTATTGACGGGGTTGTCAAAACAGGCGCAACGCATTTCGACAGCACCGAAGACATTGAAAGTCTTTTGCTAAGCGACGAAGAACTGCGGGCCAAAATGGCTGACGGCACATTCAATCACCCGCTCCAAATGGCGGGGTATTTGCGTTTTCTACTTAACCGCGGGTGATGCGGATCAGGAACCGGATTTCTGTCCGGTCGCCTCTGTAATTTTCATACATGTCATCTTCGATGACAGAAAACAGCGAATAAACGAAAGACGCTCCGATAGACCAGGTTTCGCTTACCCACCAATCCTTGCCAATTTCGAATCTGGTAAGAACATTAATTTGTCCAAACGTGTCTATATCGTTTCCATCTACCGTACAAATCCCAGCAATTCCACCGGTATACGCAAAGAAGGTTCCATTCCACATATTATTAGGGTCTCTGAACGGATAGACGGCAAAGCCTAATCCAGCCATTCCCGACACGGCATAGACATCTTCTTTATATGTTGTTTCCCCTATTTGGACATCTTCGTCCGCATATTTTATCACATGACCGTTGTAGCCTTCTACAATTGGTCTCGTGTAGCGTTTCTCAACCACTTTTGCCGAACCCGTAGACATGCCAGCCTCAAAAAGGCTATACACTGCCATCAAGTTACCAAAGGACCTACCAAACCGAAACTCCATCATCGGAGCGGCAAAGCCTGAATATTCTTCGTCTATAGAATGGTCCACAAAAGAATACGATTGCCAATTGACATATCCATCACCAATATATTCATCATAGGTATAAGCTCCGTGAGTGGCTTCCCTATAGGTGGAAAACTGCGAATATCCAAGCCCGAGGCCTGCACTAAAGAAAAAGCCGCGATGTTCGTAAGGCGGGAACCCCTTTTTGGAGTCTTCTGCCCACAATGCAGTCGCAAGCAAGGTTACAACGACAAGAACTTTAATCATTTTCATCGTCAATTAACCACGCGTTATGCGGAAAGAAAGGGACAAAACATTATCGGACTTATGAGAATCGACAGTATGCCAAACTAAGCTACTATGGGCAAAGCCCAATCCCACACCGATTGCCATGTGATCGTTTATCCACCACTCCTTACCAATTTCCATTTCATAGCCAATGCCACCATTGCCGTAAGCATTTTCATCGTTAGAATTAATCACGGTAACAAACAGTGTGTACCCGATAGCACTGCTCACAAAAAGGCCGTTCAACGGGGACTTTTTGTCTCTGAACGGGTAAACCGTCGTACCGAATCCAACAAATGACCTAAAACTATACGCATCGGCCGACGAGAATTCTTCCGTTTCATCATCTTCGAGAATCGGAACACAGATATCGTCTTCATCGCAAACTTCTTTATATTCTTCATTACGGTAATCCATCGCCCCAATGTAGAAGCCCAAATTGAATACCGAGTAAAGCGCAACAAGGTTTCCGAGAGCCACACCGAACTTGAATTCCATCATTGGATACGTGAAGCCGTTATATTCGAAATATTCCATGTCGCGATACTTTTCGTCCCCAAACGACTTGCCATCGTACTCGCTTGCATCGTACCAGTTATAGGCAAACGAAAAAGAGGTGCTAGAGTAGAAACCGCGATGTTCCCTCGGGGCAGGAGTGCCAACGAGAGGGCTAGACTGCGCACAGACGAATGTTGCCAAGCACAGAGACAGAATTGCAAGAATTTTAGTATTCATAAAACCAGATTTTTTTAACAAATGATTACAAAATATAAATAAATTATTTAGAATGTGACAACGTATTCACGATGTAAATCCTTATCACCATACTTGTCTTCGGTACCGGGAGCCAAATCTTCGGCGGAATAGCCGCTAGTAATGCGCTGTAGCAGCACGCAGCGAGCCGATTCATCGTAGCTAAAATGAATGCGGAAGGTGCGGTACGCAAGCACGCCCGTATGTGCGGATTCATCGACCGTTAAGCGACGGCGGGAACTGTCGAAAACATCTTTCGAGAAATTTCCGCGAGAAAGCTGCACCTGCGCAAAGCTTTCTAAATCGAATTCACTGCGTTCAGCAATCCAGCAGTTCTGTTTTGCAAAATCTTCGGACATTTCGACCGACCACAAGTCGCCCACTTGTTCTTCGACCCAGCCCGCTTTGGCATCGGGAAATGCGTCAGCCATCGGAATGTAAGGCTTGATATCAAGCACGGGCGTTCCGTTCAGCAAATCAGCCTCATCTACATATAAAGTAAGGCCTTCGATTTTCAAAAGGCGCACGCAGCTGAGCCCAATCGGATTTGGGCGGTAAGGACTGCGGCTTGCGAAAGTGCCCACGCGGTCTTTGCCTTTGGGCGGTACGGGTGGGCGCGTTGTCGGACGCCAGCCCTCGTTCTCGTGGAATTGGAAAATCACCCAAATGCGTTCAAAGCCTTCCAAGTCGCGGAGCGCCATTTCAAAGTTCTGCCCCGCATTCAATTCAATCCGGCCCGGATGCCCCGCAAACAGCCACCCCTGCCGGGGAGCGTCGTACTTGTAAATGGCATCGCCATAAAATGTACCGATTGGGGTGACTTGCATGAAACCAAAATTAGAAAAAATTCTAAATTTGAGCGCGATGAAAGATAAAGCTAAAAAACTGATTGAAAAGTACGAAGAACTGGAATCGGAACTCGGCAACCCGGACGTTCTCGCTGACCAGGCTCGTTACAACAAGATTCACAAGCAGTACAAGGGTATCGAAAAGGCTGTTTTGAAGGCCAAGGAATACCTGCAGATGCTGAACGACCAGGAAGAATGGAAAGCCGCTCTCGGCGATTCTGACCCAGAAATGGTCGCGATGGCAAAGTCGGAACTTTCCGACATCGAAAAGAAGTTGCCGGGTATTACCGACGAACTCCAGATTTTGATGGTGCCGAAGGATCCGTGGGATTACCGCAATGCCACGCTCGAAATCCGCGGTGGTACCGGCGGTGACGAATCCGCCCTGTTTGCAGGCGACTTGTTCCGCATGTATCAGGGTTACTGCAGCCGCATGGGCTGGAAGATGACCATTCAGGATGCAAGCGAAGGCACCGTGGGCGGTTACAAGGAAATTCGCGTATTCATTGAAGGTGACAGCGTGTACGGAACGCTCAAGTTCGAAAGTGGCGTTCACCGCGTGCAGCGCGTGCCCGAAACCGAAACACAGGGCCGCGTGCATACCTCTGCCGCAACAGTCGCTATTCTCCCGGAAGCCGAAGAAGTTGACGTGGAAATCCGCGAAGCCGACATTCACATGGATACCTACCGTTCTTCGGGTGCTGGCGGTCAGTACATTAACAAGACGGACTCCGCCGTGCGACTCACCCACATTCCGACAGGCGTGGTAGTGAGCTGCCAGACCGAACGTAGCCAGTTGCAGAACCGTTTGCACGCTATGGAAATGCTGCGTTCCAAGATTTTGGACGCCGTGATTGCCAAGAAGGAACAGGAAGAAGCCGCCAGCCGTAAGGCCTTGGTGGGCACCGGTGACCGTAGCGCCAAGATTCGTACTTACAACTTCCCGCAGAACCGCGTGACCGACCACCGCATTGGTCTTACGCTGTACAATTTGGACAAAGTCATCACTGGCGACCTCGATGAAATCATCAACGGTTTGCAGATGGCAAACGCCCAGGAAAAGCTCGGAAAGTTCAACGCTTAATGGAGATGCCCGGTTAAACCGGACATGACAAGAAAATGCCACAGATGACTGTACTTGAAATTCTGAACCGCACCAAGGTATTCTTCGAAAAGAAGGGAATTCCTGACGCGCGCTTGGATGCCGAATACATCATCAGCCACGGACTTCAGATGAAGTCCCGCATGGACATTTACCTGAACTTTGAAAAGCCGCTGACGGAAGCCGAACTCGATGTACTCCGCCAGATGGTGGCTCGCCGCGCCAACCGCGAACCGTTACAGCATATTATCGGCGATACCAGTTTTCGCGGGTTCATTATCAAGTGCGATCCGCGAGCACTGATT
This window encodes:
- a CDS encoding class I SAM-dependent RNA methyltransferase, producing MLFEQAIAHQVPGYTREADSAHGESLAMLDYKDELRIKDLAIQEFWDVNRLAGTPQKVIASPMPRAYRTTSKRRVFMQPGNLQFDRQESMLEPEEHNKIYDFLFEKLITPAYKPLAYALNWIIIRGTYQYRVVIFNIKKIDASIVRKLKLISDALKETPFKVTAAHAYVDTTESDYYLESKRPTEGLNFKQLYGPREMSLGLGKFSLRYPVTGFSQINESQIHNLIKAASRLLSLGKEDHFLDLYCGYGLFSFALGEAAKSVLGVEWEGPSIDCAKASAKHLKKSYRFIAGKIDEMFVQTRLPRPIPGEPEKILLDPPRKGCEPGVIHALAMRKPIRVCHVFCGTDEIPASLKEWERYGYRVREVQPLDLFPGTPHLETIVMLERK
- a CDS encoding TIGR02171 family protein — translated: MKNLLQIFCAFSLALLMASCSSDGSSSSTAPSDVVFENDPMPGMVHVLASGKSVVLGTEDLASKLDERSPMRVDFTYDYSISRHEVLCEDFDSVMNRISGLNLKCAEDSMPVSNVTFYDAVLYANALSKQHGLDSVYAYSSMELDAELHCMNMNGFAFMPNANGFRLPTEAEWMFAAEQVWNPEQSWNFLNSGLTAHKVCSSNENTQYLCDMAGNLLEWVNDGRASFNGGVMKNFVGGMVNSNTTAGVVKGGSFHKDPNEMYLYKRGDDYPVFYSSRADYVGFRLAYGSIPDAEYLSDDKNILLTPVTPLVNDAELRKLTDSYKVKLVFRNDETHNLVYVNYASKEPKVFEIEDTIDVYHPEISPDGQRVAFCTSMEGEAEFSSIYVRDLDDLGHNLVKLEVEGSATIPRWKVKPNGDTVIVYVTSAYNNNGSQFEQESTWEVPFANREFGTPRKLFNGAYHGGISDDERLAVSGSTRLRARVESESGEGQDVIWYNEEQACNVSLSKDGSKRTLFLDFGGKTGHSFTGTNYRVHEELLIVDSLGNLIQSVPTITGFRFDHSEWVSGILKDSASNLVVVSLTNINDAHEYIALVDLKDSSVHKLVQGGELWHPSLWIRQENSSHPKPVVDKDSAGVYFEYDASNTFVFSSVELAMHLKDFWKYKDEAEAVAFGSSMILDALVEPMMESYRTLNMGVSLGDVHLGEYLLRNYILPYAPNVKIVIVELSPGLLYRNYDEHAGWLINRSPGMLYDAKHLTAETKDEIADFSLDQEYPRDLFSQQYLKNTFLLPFKGWLVPEISVDISKMTADLPIVQRGLNAIKSIKQMADSCGMTVIATITPRNPAYRETEAFDIFGPSRTVAHELIQEVADMGILIFDENKDGLHDYTEEMAANAYHVSYLGAIQYTERLDSLLRTLPIKK
- a CDS encoding MFS transporter; translation: MDCSANTKNDQRPKLWTRNFVTVAAANFLLFFSFYQLLPILPLYIIEKFATDNATAGFIISLYTIGALACRPFAGFLVDTLSRKPLYFWTFFAFTACFLGYKTVGILPILAAVRFAHGLFFGISSTASNTVAIDALPACRRGEGIGYFGISVNLAFATGPMTGMFLYEAFGDTIVFAISIILCVIGLILVQTLNVPRKEKKPHAPLSLDRFFLTRAIPQFVNFIFVGFAYGPVTNYIALYAKELGIGGSGWFYALIAAGLIMNRIMTGRLIDRGYLIHLVGTGMTLNVVAYFILAFSHTPITFFVAAFLIGTSLGLIFPGYQTMCVNLARHDQRGTANSTYLSGWDIGIGTGILVGGSMAGHFGMHQPVFLACGVALVIADVLYFTWTSRHYLKYKLEG
- a CDS encoding GGDEF domain-containing protein, with the protein product MSDFIFYAEVSVGCACVLMLLLYSIKKLPTPQQKFNLFARLVWWHAVYFVSDAFWALVNDGVIPKNTFSVLAVNYSNAVIISILFYSCFAYAEISTRPEMTRVQIQSLLTKLKVPVIVEAVVLLVSFALVPDFWLEKDLEPRAHYYVVLMAIPCVYIMTVTARCLLRGLKPQNRKNLRTYLIVACYTPGCVVSGALQVFLSMTTPIFCFWCVMIILFVYLNLQNQLISTDTLTSLNNRNQLERYLQSQRESKDLYVVMVDVDRFKQINDTYGHLEGDRALVTVSNALKSACVSLGNTGFLCRYGGDDFLLIVPTEMPAYVVQVIRECLREELRKSEDRRYYTLQVSVGYASWNGHVANFRKSVVAADKMMYDDKRSA
- a CDS encoding NUDIX hydrolase, which codes for MKPWKLLDSEYLVNAPWLKVAKETCELPNGKVIDDFYTLWQPDWVLILARTTEGKWVMTEQYRHGTGKIALEFPAGIIDKGETPEQAALRELQEECGYGLDSSTPLRSAQNDTTSYLGKFPVNPDRHRGIFHVVFIDGVVKTGATHFDSTEDIESLLLSDEELRAKMADGTFNHPLQMAGYLRFLLNRG
- the tsaA gene encoding tRNA (N6-threonylcarbamoyladenosine(37)-N6)-methyltransferase TrmO gives rise to the protein MQVTPIGTFYGDAIYKYDAPRQGWLFAGHPGRIELNAGQNFEMALRDLEGFERIWVIFQFHENEGWRPTTRPPVPPKGKDRVGTFASRSPYRPNPIGLSCVRLLKIEGLTLYVDEADLLNGTPVLDIKPYIPMADAFPDAKAGWVEEQVGDLWSVEMSEDFAKQNCWIAERSEFDLESFAQVQLSRGNFSKDVFDSSRRRLTVDESAHTGVLAYRTFRIHFSYDESARCVLLQRITSGYSAEDLAPGTEDKYGDKDLHREYVVTF
- the prfA gene encoding peptide chain release factor 1, whose translation is MKDKAKKLIEKYEELESELGNPDVLADQARYNKIHKQYKGIEKAVLKAKEYLQMLNDQEEWKAALGDSDPEMVAMAKSELSDIEKKLPGITDELQILMVPKDPWDYRNATLEIRGGTGGDESALFAGDLFRMYQGYCSRMGWKMTIQDASEGTVGGYKEIRVFIEGDSVYGTLKFESGVHRVQRVPETETQGRVHTSAATVAILPEAEEVDVEIREADIHMDTYRSSGAGGQYINKTDSAVRLTHIPTGVVVSCQTERSQLQNRLHAMEMLRSKILDAVIAKKEQEEAASRKALVGTGDRSAKIRTYNFPQNRVTDHRIGLTLYNLDKVITGDLDEIINGLQMANAQEKLGKFNA